A genomic window from Zalophus californianus isolate mZalCal1 chromosome 13, mZalCal1.pri.v2, whole genome shotgun sequence includes:
- the EXOSC2 gene encoding exosome complex component RRP4, with amino-acid sequence MAMEMRLPVARKPLSESMGRDTKKHLVVPGDTITTDTGFMRGHGTYMGEEKLIASVAGSVERVNKLICVKALKTRYNGEVGDIVVGRITEVQQKRWKVETNSRLDSVLLLSSMNLPGGELRRRSAEDELAMRGFLQEGDLISAEVQAVFSDGAVSLHTRSLKYGKLGQGVLVQVSPSLVKRQKTHFHDLPCGASVILGSNGFVWIYPTPEHKEEDAGGFTANLEPVSLADREVISRLRNCIVSLVTQRMMLYDTSILYCYEASLPHQIKDLLKPEIMEEVVMETRQRLLEQVG; translated from the exons ATGGCGATGGAGATGAGGCTTCCCGTGGCTCGCAAGCCTCTTAGCGAGAGCATGGGCCGCGATACTAAAAAACATCTGGTGGTTCCGGGGGACACGATCACCACGGACACGGGATTCATGCG GGGCCATGGAACTTACATGGGGGAAGAGAAGCTCATTGCAtctgtggctggctcagtggagagGGTAAACAAGTTGATCTGTGTGAAAGCTTTGAAAACCAG ATATAATGGTGAAGTAGGAGACATTGTGGTGGGGAGAATCACAGAG GTTCAACAGAAGAGGTGGAAGGTGGAGACCAACTCTAGGCTGGATTCAGTCTTGCTTCTGTCATCCATGAATCTTCCTGGAGGAGAGCTG AGGAGAAGATCTGCAGAAGACGAGCTGGCCATGAGAGGTTTCTTGCAGGAAGGGGATCTTATCAGT GCGGAGGTGCAGGCAGTGTTCTCTGACGGAGCTGTCTCTCTGCACACAAGGAGTCTGAAGTACGGCAAA CTAGGCCAGGGGGTGTTGGTCCAGGTTTCCCCCTCCCTCGTCAAACGGCAGAAGACTCACTTCCATGATTTGCCCTGTGGGGCCTCAGTGATTCTTGGTAGCAACGGCTTCGTCTGGATCTACCCCACACCCGAGCACAAAGAAGAGGACGCGGGGGGCTTCACTGCAAACCTGGAG CCCGTCTCCCTCGCCGACCGAGAGGTGATCTCCCGGCTCCGGAACTGCATCGTCTCGCTGGTCACCCAGAGGATGATGCTGTATGACACCAGCATCCTGTATTGCTACGAGGCATCCCTTCCACACCAG atcAAAGACCTCTTAAAGCCAGAAATAATGGAGGAAGTAGTTATGGAAACGCGCCAGAGGCTTTTAGAACAGGTGGGGTGA